Proteins co-encoded in one Gemmatimonas aurantiaca genomic window:
- a CDS encoding NAD(P)-dependent oxidoreductase, with translation MYERGLEPLLVTGGSGFIGTHVCRQLESQGRPYVILDLHHPDSDLSPSRVVIGDVRNRAAVVAAMQGCSEVLHLAAAHHDSGIDKETYFAVNKLGTENVVEVMMESGVKRICFYSSAAVYTPAKIPATEDSLLRPTNSYGASKLAAEAVLRSYADAKGLSALIIRPSVTFGEGNYANMFSLIRQVHRRRYMHVGRSENRKSLSYVANLVDFTFWAWARHVDGVDVFNWVEAPDLTSREIVEVVASELGSPVSRVAIPLSLALAAAFPIELLASIAGVDTPVNRMRIRKLVVDQTQFSAEKARNAGFKPRVSLESGLRNMVKWYLSLPQATPPIRRLPPQVSSLSVDIL, from the coding sequence ATGTATGAGCGCGGTCTCGAGCCTCTACTCGTCACTGGAGGATCTGGCTTTATTGGCACGCATGTATGCCGTCAGTTGGAGTCACAGGGACGCCCGTATGTCATACTAGATCTACACCATCCCGATAGCGATCTTAGTCCCTCTCGGGTTGTCATTGGCGATGTACGCAATCGTGCGGCGGTTGTTGCCGCAATGCAAGGGTGTTCAGAGGTGCTGCATCTAGCTGCGGCGCATCACGATTCCGGAATCGACAAAGAGACGTACTTCGCGGTGAATAAACTGGGTACGGAGAATGTTGTTGAAGTCATGATGGAGTCGGGGGTGAAAAGGATATGTTTCTATTCCTCTGCCGCCGTTTACACACCCGCAAAAATACCAGCTACTGAAGATTCTCTCCTTCGCCCCACAAACTCCTACGGAGCAAGCAAGTTGGCGGCAGAGGCAGTTCTTCGTTCCTACGCTGATGCGAAAGGTCTTTCTGCGCTTATCATCCGTCCGAGCGTGACGTTCGGTGAGGGGAACTACGCCAATATGTTCTCGCTCATTCGCCAGGTGCATCGCCGCCGCTATATGCATGTGGGACGCTCGGAGAACAGAAAGAGTCTCTCATATGTAGCAAATCTGGTAGATTTCACTTTCTGGGCCTGGGCTCGGCATGTGGATGGCGTCGATGTCTTCAATTGGGTGGAAGCACCTGATCTGACGAGTCGGGAGATTGTGGAGGTCGTGGCGTCAGAGTTGGGATCTCCAGTCTCTCGCGTTGCCATTCCCTTGAGTCTGGCCCTCGCCGCGGCATTTCCTATCGAATTGTTGGCTTCGATAGCAGGAGTCGATACCCCAGTCAACCGGATGCGAATTCGTAAGTTGGTTGTCGACCAGACACAATTCTCCGCGGAGAAAGCGCGCAACGCGGGTTTTAAACCCCGTGTTAGCCTTGAATCTGGCCTCCGCAATATGGTCAAGTGGTATCTGAGTCTGCCACAAGCGACTCCTCCGATTCGCAGACTTCCTCCGCAAGTTTCCAGCCTTTCGGTTGATATTTTGTAA